Proteins from a genomic interval of Flammeovirgaceae bacterium SG7u.111:
- the lepA gene encoding translation elongation factor 4 yields MKNIRNFCIIAHIDHGKSTLADRLLEQTKTVGMRDMQAQLLDSMDLERERGITIKSHAVQMIYDYKGEEYTLNLIDTPGHVDFSYEVSRSIAACEGALLIVDAAQGIEAQTISNLYLALDHDLEIIPVMNKIDLPSAQPEEISDQIIDLIGCEPEDIIRASAKEGIGITDILEAIVERVPAPQGDPEAPLQALIFDSVYNPYRGVEVYFRVLNGTMKKGDEVKFVATKKTYHADEIGVLKIKQFPLKTISAGNVGYIISGIKQAKEVKVGDTITHVDRQCASAIQGFEDVKPMVFAGIYPVETSEFEELRASMEKLQLNDASLVWEPETSAALGFGFRCGFLGMLHMEIIQERLEREFDMTVVTTVPSVSYIAKTTKGEVVHINAPSDMPPPNLLEYVEEPFIKASIITKSDFVGPVISLCMDKRGILQNQVYLTSDRVELKFDMPLAEIVFDFYDKLKTISRGYASFDYEVNEYVKSKLVKLDIMLNGEPVDALSAIVHRDKAYEWGKKICEKLRELLPRQQFEIAIQAAIGQKIIARETVKALRKNVLAKCYGGDITRKRKLLEKQKKGKKRMRQVGNVEIPQEAFMAVLKLD; encoded by the coding sequence ATGAAGAATATCAGGAATTTCTGTATCATAGCCCATATTGACCATGGTAAGAGTACCTTGGCCGATAGGCTACTAGAGCAAACCAAGACAGTGGGGATGCGAGATATGCAAGCCCAATTGCTCGATAGTATGGATCTGGAGCGCGAGAGAGGCATTACGATTAAGAGTCATGCCGTTCAAATGATTTATGATTACAAAGGTGAAGAATATACACTCAATTTGATAGATACTCCAGGGCACGTTGACTTTTCTTATGAAGTCTCCCGCTCAATAGCCGCTTGTGAAGGTGCGTTGTTGATAGTAGATGCGGCTCAGGGCATTGAAGCTCAGACTATTTCCAACCTGTATTTGGCACTAGACCATGACTTGGAGATTATCCCGGTGATGAACAAGATAGATTTGCCAAGTGCTCAGCCAGAAGAGATATCAGATCAAATAATTGACCTAATTGGTTGCGAGCCAGAAGATATAATTAGGGCAAGTGCCAAAGAAGGAATTGGTATAACCGATATCCTAGAAGCTATAGTAGAAAGAGTACCAGCGCCTCAAGGCGACCCGGAAGCTCCTTTGCAAGCCTTGATTTTTGATTCTGTATATAATCCTTACAGAGGCGTTGAGGTATATTTCAGGGTGCTCAACGGCACAATGAAAAAGGGCGACGAAGTGAAGTTTGTTGCTACAAAAAAGACGTATCATGCCGATGAAATTGGTGTGTTGAAGATAAAGCAGTTTCCGCTAAAGACGATTTCTGCAGGTAATGTAGGATACATTATTTCGGGTATCAAACAGGCAAAAGAGGTGAAAGTTGGAGATACGATCACACATGTAGATCGCCAATGTGCTTCAGCTATCCAAGGTTTTGAAGATGTAAAACCGATGGTTTTTGCAGGCATCTACCCAGTAGAGACTTCGGAGTTTGAGGAGCTAAGGGCTTCTATGGAGAAGCTGCAACTCAACGATGCGTCCTTAGTATGGGAGCCAGAAACTTCTGCTGCGTTGGGCTTTGGTTTCCGATGCGGATTTTTGGGCATGCTCCACATGGAGATCATCCAAGAGCGCCTGGAAAGGGAATTTGATATGACGGTGGTTACCACTGTGCCTTCGGTTTCTTACATAGCAAAAACTACGAAAGGAGAGGTGGTCCATATAAATGCACCTTCGGATATGCCACCGCCGAACTTACTTGAGTATGTGGAAGAGCCGTTTATCAAGGCGTCCATCATCACCAAGTCGGATTTTGTAGGGCCTGTCATCTCACTTTGTATGGACAAGCGGGGTATTTTACAAAACCAGGTTTACCTCACTTCCGATAGGGTAGAGTTGAAGTTCGACATGCCACTTGCCGAGATCGTTTTTGATTTCTACGATAAACTCAAAACCATTTCAAGAGGCTACGCTTCTTTCGATTATGAAGTGAACGAATATGTAAAATCGAAGTTGGTAAAGCTCGATATTATGCTCAATGGCGAGCCAGTAGATGCGCTTTCAGCCATCGTTCACCGAGACAAGGCGTATGAATGGGGTAAAAAGATTTGTGAAAAACTTCGCGAATTGCTTCCAAGGCAACAGTTTGAAATTGCTATACAAGCGGCTATTGGCCAGAAGATTATAGCAAGGGAAACGGTGAAGGCTTTGAGGAAAAACGTATTGGCCAAATGTTATGGTGGTGATATTACCCGTAAGAGAAAGCTTTTGGAAAAGCAGAAGAAGGGTAAGAAAAGAATGCGTCAGGTGGGTAACGTAGAAATCCCGCAAGAGGCATTTATGGCTGTATTGAAACTTGATTAA
- a CDS encoding thymidylate synthase, translating to MQQYHDLLRRILDEGVSKDDRTGTGTISVFGHQMRFDLSENFPLLTTKKLHLKSIIHELLWFLQGSTNIQYLKENKVRIWDEWADENGNLGPVYGSQWRSWQGADGQAIDQISQVVGQIKTNPDSRRLLVSAWNVADVPKMALPPCHIIFQFYVANGKLSCQLYQRSADVFLGVPFNIASYAILTLMIAQVCDLKPGEFVHTLGDAHLYKNHLEQTELQLSRDFRALPQMKLNPEIKDIFSFKFEDFTLKNYNPHPHIKAVVSV from the coding sequence ATGCAACAATATCACGATCTGCTTAGAAGGATTTTAGATGAAGGGGTTTCAAAAGATGATAGGACCGGAACAGGGACAATCAGTGTTTTTGGTCACCAGATGAGGTTCGATTTATCGGAAAATTTCCCACTTCTTACTACTAAAAAGCTGCATCTAAAGTCAATCATCCACGAGCTGTTGTGGTTTTTGCAAGGCTCTACCAATATCCAATATCTCAAAGAAAATAAGGTGAGGATTTGGGACGAATGGGCAGATGAAAACGGAAATCTAGGACCTGTTTATGGCTCTCAATGGCGCTCTTGGCAAGGGGCGGATGGGCAAGCCATCGATCAGATAAGCCAAGTAGTGGGGCAAATTAAAACCAACCCGGATTCGAGAAGGCTTTTGGTGAGTGCATGGAACGTAGCCGATGTGCCCAAAATGGCTTTGCCCCCCTGCCATATTATTTTCCAATTTTATGTAGCTAATGGAAAGCTTTCTTGCCAGCTCTACCAGCGTAGTGCTGATGTGTTTTTAGGCGTTCCTTTCAACATTGCTTCGTATGCTATTCTAACGCTTATGATAGCGCAAGTTTGCGATTTGAAACCAGGTGAGTTTGTTCATACATTGGGAGATGCTCATTTGTATAAAAACCATTTGGAGCAAACAGAACTACAGCTTTCAAGAGATTTCAGGGCATTGCCACAAATGAAGTTAAACCCTGAGATCAAGGATATTTTTAGCTTTAAATTCGAAGACTTTACGTTGAAAAACTACAACCCGCACCCGCACATAAAAGCGGTAGTTTCCGTTTAG
- a CDS encoding DUF4836 family protein → MKNGRHLTFLLFIPLLFQSCGKEKAIEEYLPTNTGLIMTLNTKRLGAKLMLDGEFNIDPKTAIAGVASFMDREVVRNFGKMMEEGSFEDKELGISKYNNIVFYLSDDLKKDKRFAGVFFKLSDADKFNDFVEDQTKITDNFYLEKQDGYTEAVFAQKQFALAWDDNVVLLVYPRNRSSRINLKKHIASVFNLSPENCILQDDNFTKMIESPSGISIFAQPPYLKYTNEFVPTAYMNEDVAYINAHLIFEKGKMEMKVAQFLHTDNIQAYSEILTGNNHQELFGRLEEEELVGFINFKYNRAILPKMMRSYDFRLAVRAAILMLGTNENELFTLTGGDAMIVYFNEIKSIREVVTYETDSDGNRKEVRQPKVINAPGFVAELNAQANTMHFLEHLSGQGLVKKDSIYYNLGEITGFDTYFHLQKDKLIITTDSRFLKKVKRRIIGEPTSDLHKLGTQYPISSYLNFDKMAVKYPELTKLFVKKEHLTELNNTLSSMRFYVEPLDGQVIHSYFSLSFDDKDKNGFFPTVKVIEIMNRNLSEKNKRQKRREKALADSKKEES, encoded by the coding sequence ATGAAAAATGGAAGGCACCTTACATTCTTACTCTTCATACCGCTGCTATTTCAAAGCTGCGGAAAAGAAAAGGCTATTGAGGAATATTTGCCAACCAACACAGGGTTGATTATGACGCTGAACACCAAAAGGCTAGGTGCAAAACTGATGCTTGATGGGGAATTTAATATAGATCCTAAAACTGCAATAGCTGGTGTAGCCAGCTTTATGGACCGAGAAGTAGTTAGAAACTTCGGAAAGATGATGGAAGAAGGTTCTTTCGAGGATAAAGAGCTAGGGATTTCCAAATACAACAATATCGTTTTTTATCTAAGTGACGACCTTAAAAAAGACAAACGCTTTGCAGGGGTATTTTTTAAACTTAGCGATGCCGATAAATTCAATGATTTTGTAGAAGATCAAACTAAAATCACAGACAACTTCTACTTAGAAAAGCAGGACGGGTATACAGAAGCTGTTTTTGCACAAAAACAGTTTGCTTTAGCCTGGGACGACAACGTGGTTCTCTTGGTATACCCCCGCAACCGCTCCTCCAGGATTAACCTCAAAAAACACATTGCCTCCGTTTTCAACCTCTCCCCAGAAAATTGCATTTTGCAAGATGACAATTTCACGAAGATGATAGAAAGCCCCTCAGGGATTTCTATTTTTGCCCAACCTCCTTATTTAAAATACACCAACGAGTTTGTGCCTACTGCTTACATGAATGAAGATGTAGCCTACATCAATGCCCATTTGATTTTTGAAAAAGGAAAAATGGAAATGAAAGTAGCCCAGTTCCTCCACACTGACAATATCCAAGCATATTCGGAAATTCTAACCGGGAACAATCACCAAGAGCTATTTGGAAGGTTAGAAGAAGAAGAACTGGTAGGGTTTATCAATTTCAAGTACAACCGCGCCATCTTGCCCAAAATGATGCGAAGTTACGATTTCAGGCTTGCCGTACGAGCTGCAATCCTAATGCTTGGCACTAATGAAAATGAGCTGTTTACCCTTACAGGTGGAGATGCTATGATCGTTTATTTCAATGAGATAAAATCAATAAGAGAAGTAGTAACATATGAGACAGATAGCGATGGAAACAGAAAAGAAGTCCGCCAGCCAAAGGTTATCAATGCACCCGGTTTTGTAGCCGAGCTAAATGCGCAAGCAAACACTATGCATTTTTTGGAACATCTTTCGGGGCAAGGATTGGTCAAAAAAGATAGTATTTATTACAATTTGGGGGAAATAACAGGGTTCGACACCTATTTCCATCTTCAAAAAGATAAGCTGATCATTACGACAGACAGCCGCTTTTTAAAGAAAGTAAAAAGAAGGATTATAGGAGAACCTACTTCAGATCTTCACAAGCTTGGAACGCAATATCCCATTTCTAGCTATCTCAATTTTGATAAAATGGCGGTAAAATATCCAGAACTCACAAAACTATTTGTAAAGAAAGAGCACCTAACCGAGTTAAACAACACCTTAAGCAGCATGAGGTTTTATGTAGAACCTTTGGATGGACAGGTGATCCACTCCTATTTCAGCCTGAGTTTCGACGACAAAGATAAAAACGGTTTTTTTCCAACCGTAAAAGTGATCGAAATCATGAACAGAAACCTCAGTGAAAAAAATAAAAGGCAAAAAAGGAGGGAAAAAGCCCTTGCTGATAGTAAAAAAGAGGAATCTTGA
- a CDS encoding transketolase yields MAETVELKKVASQVRRDILRMVHGVGNGHPGGAMGCTELFVLLYFKMMEHNTEFSMDGKGEDMFFLSNGHICAGWYSTLARAGYFPIEELATHRKMSSRLQGHPTPHEELPGIRMASGSLGQGLSVAIGAALSKKLSGDDKDVFVLMGDGEQQEGQVWEAAMFAPHHKVDNLFAFVDVNGQQIDGTCEEVMNNRDLKAKYEAFGWEVYSCDGNDFEDLEATILKAKANKGNGKPKMFELKTAMGFGVDFMMNDHKWHGVAPSDEQLEKALAQLDGSLGDY; encoded by the coding sequence ATGGCAGAGACAGTAGAATTGAAAAAAGTAGCATCTCAAGTGAGAAGGGACATTCTCAGAATGGTTCATGGTGTAGGAAATGGGCATCCCGGTGGGGCAATGGGCTGTACTGAGCTTTTTGTATTGCTTTATTTCAAAATGATGGAACACAATACTGAATTTTCGATGGATGGAAAAGGTGAAGATATGTTTTTTCTTTCCAACGGACATATTTGCGCAGGGTGGTATAGCACTTTGGCAAGGGCAGGTTATTTTCCTATCGAAGAGTTGGCTACGCACCGTAAAATGAGTTCTAGGTTACAAGGACACCCAACTCCTCACGAAGAGCTTCCAGGTATCCGCATGGCTTCTGGTTCATTGGGGCAGGGTCTTTCGGTAGCTATAGGTGCAGCTCTTTCCAAAAAACTTAGTGGAGATGACAAAGATGTTTTCGTACTGATGGGCGATGGTGAGCAGCAAGAAGGGCAAGTATGGGAAGCAGCTATGTTCGCACCTCATCACAAAGTAGATAACCTTTTTGCATTTGTAGATGTAAACGGGCAGCAGATTGACGGTACGTGTGAAGAAGTAATGAATAACCGCGATTTGAAAGCAAAATACGAGGCTTTTGGGTGGGAAGTTTATTCTTGTGACGGTAATGACTTTGAAGACTTGGAAGCTACTATCTTGAAAGCGAAAGCGAACAAAGGAAATGGTAAGCCAAAAATGTTTGAGTTGAAAACTGCTATGGGCTTTGGGGTTGATTTCATGATGAACGACCACAAATGGCACGGCGTAGCTCCTAGCGACGAACAACTAGAAAAAGCACTAGCCCAATTGGACGGATCATTAGGTGATTATTAA
- a CDS encoding transketolase C-terminal domain-containing protein, whose amino-acid sequence MKKYTYTEKKDTRSGFGVGLHEAAKKNDNIVGLCADLTGSLKMNAFQNEFPERFFQTGISEANMIGIAAGMTIGGKIPFTGTFANFSTGRVYDQIRQSIAYSHKNVKICASHAGLTLGEDGATHQILEDIGMMKMLPGMVVINPCDFNQTKQATMAIAEYEGPVYLRFGRPSIPVFTTDETPFEIGKALMINEGKDVTIIATGHMVWEAIQAGEKLEAMGIDAEIINIHTIKPLDEEAILKSVAKTGCVVTAEEHNILGGLGESVARTLAVNTPAPQEFVGTQDTFGESGTPAELMLKYGLSSDSIVEKVKKVMARK is encoded by the coding sequence ATGAAAAAATACACATATACAGAAAAGAAAGATACTCGTTCAGGATTTGGTGTTGGCTTGCACGAAGCTGCGAAGAAGAATGATAATATTGTTGGACTTTGTGCCGATTTGACGGGCTCTCTTAAAATGAATGCTTTCCAAAATGAATTTCCAGAGCGTTTTTTCCAAACTGGTATTAGCGAGGCTAACATGATTGGGATAGCAGCTGGGATGACTATTGGTGGTAAAATTCCTTTCACAGGTACTTTTGCTAACTTCTCAACTGGTAGGGTTTATGACCAAATCCGTCAGTCAATCGCATACTCTCATAAGAATGTTAAGATTTGTGCTTCACATGCAGGCCTGACACTTGGTGAAGATGGCGCTACCCACCAAATTCTCGAAGACATAGGGATGATGAAAATGCTTCCTGGCATGGTTGTGATCAATCCTTGTGACTTCAACCAAACAAAGCAAGCTACTATGGCAATTGCTGAGTACGAAGGCCCTGTATACCTAAGGTTTGGTCGTCCTTCTATTCCAGTTTTCACTACAGATGAAACTCCTTTTGAGATTGGAAAAGCATTGATGATCAATGAAGGTAAAGATGTTACTATTATCGCTACTGGGCATATGGTGTGGGAAGCGATCCAAGCAGGTGAGAAGCTTGAAGCTATGGGCATTGATGCGGAAATCATTAACATCCATACAATCAAACCACTTGACGAAGAGGCTATCCTTAAGTCTGTAGCTAAAACAGGTTGTGTAGTAACTGCCGAAGAACACAATATTTTGGGAGGTCTAGGTGAGAGCGTTGCCAGAACTTTAGCGGTTAATACGCCAGCCCCTCAGGAGTTTGTAGGAACTCAAGATACATTTGGTGAGAGTGGTACTCCAGCAGAATTGATGTTGAAATACGGTCTTTCTTCAGACAGTATCGTAGAAAAAGTTAAGAAAGTAATGGCGAGAAAATAA
- a CDS encoding DUF4270 family protein, which produces MNFIMILLNKLNGSKKPNKIYSPYKGLLLVVILLYFTSCGTTNRIGLELQGDNLIEGTFFTDSLEVKTSIVLLDSINTSDTRYTLVGRYADEKFGETSAQGFMQLILPTEDSALVFGSDDAVFDSIVFSLPLAEIFGDTNLPVTYEVHELAEQLDTTVYYHSEKIENVKPELLGEKTYDFSQDSLRRLIIRLSDDFGTKIFNESGNSVLQFQDEFEAFINGIRLRPKEGDKGHLLALRPYTTGAVAYLRVYYSEPGDTVSSYKTIGFGRAFHNIENDFSESKYLSGLTKDNPIPTSETNNELYIQEGIGIATKIEFPGLENLITDQLAVVNRAELFFSPPPSTVDDHATPPADLIFLLPNSDGSLNAEDGPSFLFGEASASMLTLTYNFSGRNYTIPRITTYIQGVMNKTIDNNGLILTTPITKESSDVFGNVSAYQEAAIANPESTGKLIIGGPNYEFDKEMKLQLYYTEF; this is translated from the coding sequence ATGAACTTTATAATGATCTTACTAAATAAATTGAACGGCAGCAAAAAGCCTAATAAGATTTATTCACCCTATAAAGGATTACTTTTAGTAGTAATCCTTTTATACTTTACATCCTGCGGAACTACGAACAGGATAGGGCTAGAGCTCCAAGGGGACAACTTGATAGAGGGCACATTCTTCACCGATTCGCTAGAAGTAAAAACCTCAATAGTGTTGCTAGACTCGATCAACACCAGCGATACCCGCTATACACTAGTAGGGCGCTATGCTGACGAGAAGTTTGGAGAAACCTCGGCACAAGGCTTCATGCAACTTATTTTGCCTACGGAAGACAGTGCATTGGTCTTTGGCAGCGACGATGCTGTTTTTGATTCAATTGTATTCTCTTTGCCGCTAGCTGAGATTTTTGGCGATACTAATTTGCCAGTAACTTACGAGGTGCACGAGCTTGCCGAACAACTTGATACTACTGTCTATTACCACAGCGAGAAGATTGAGAACGTCAAACCTGAGTTACTTGGGGAGAAAACCTATGATTTCTCTCAAGACTCTTTACGTAGGCTTATAATTAGGCTTAGCGACGACTTTGGGACGAAGATCTTCAACGAGAGCGGGAATTCTGTCCTTCAGTTTCAAGATGAGTTTGAGGCATTTATAAATGGAATTAGACTAAGGCCAAAAGAAGGTGACAAAGGACATTTGTTAGCTTTACGCCCTTATACAACCGGTGCAGTTGCTTACCTCAGAGTTTATTATTCTGAGCCTGGCGACACGGTATCAAGTTACAAAACTATTGGGTTTGGAAGAGCGTTTCACAACATCGAAAATGACTTTTCTGAAAGCAAGTACTTATCGGGTCTTACTAAAGACAATCCGATACCTACTTCTGAAACCAATAATGAATTGTATATCCAAGAAGGTATTGGCATTGCTACCAAAATCGAATTCCCAGGCTTAGAAAACTTGATAACCGATCAGTTGGCAGTGGTTAATAGAGCAGAACTCTTCTTTAGCCCACCACCATCTACAGTAGATGACCACGCCACTCCTCCTGCCGACCTCATCTTCCTCCTACCAAACAGCGATGGATCTTTGAATGCAGAAGATGGCCCATCATTTCTTTTTGGTGAAGCTAGCGCATCCATGTTGACACTGACTTATAATTTCAGTGGAAGGAACTACACTATCCCTAGAATCACTACATATATTCAAGGGGTTATGAATAAGACTATTGATAATAATGGATTAATATTGACTACTCCTATTACCAAGGAGAGCTCTGATGTATTTGGCAATGTATCGGCTTACCAAGAAGCAGCAATAGCAAACCCTGAATCAACAGGTAAGTTGATTATTGGCGGCCCTAATTATGAGTTTGATAAGGAAATGAAACTTCAACTGTATTATACAGAGTTCTAG
- a CDS encoding glycogen/starch synthase, with amino-acid sequence MSQLKILYVSSEINPFLNSSEVANYVRKLPQSMQERGMEIRIMVPRFGLINERKNRLHEVVRLSGINIAVGDEEKPLTIKVASIPSAKLQVYFIDNEDYFHRKSVFTDKQEQFHVDNDERAIFFCKGVIETVKKLGWAPDIVHCNDWMTSLIPMYLKTTYKNDPMFKDAKTVFTVYNTEFAHKFDENLLSKVKMMDIEDDMLVNLKSQDYQGFIKIGAEYSDLVTKASKEVDEKINGLFADFSNKTIDTIEPNEQYEDSYYELYNDLTK; translated from the coding sequence ATGTCACAGCTCAAAATCCTATATGTCTCAAGCGAGATTAATCCTTTCCTTAACAGTTCAGAAGTAGCCAACTACGTAAGAAAGCTGCCTCAATCCATGCAAGAAAGAGGCATGGAAATAAGGATTATGGTGCCAAGATTCGGTCTTATCAACGAGAGAAAGAACAGATTGCATGAAGTAGTGAGGCTATCAGGTATCAACATTGCTGTTGGCGATGAAGAAAAACCATTGACCATTAAGGTTGCCTCAATCCCAAGTGCAAAATTGCAAGTGTATTTCATTGACAACGAAGACTACTTCCACCGCAAGTCGGTATTTACCGATAAGCAGGAGCAGTTCCATGTTGATAATGATGAGCGTGCAATCTTTTTCTGCAAAGGCGTGATCGAAACGGTTAAAAAATTAGGCTGGGCACCAGATATCGTTCACTGTAACGATTGGATGACTAGTTTGATCCCGATGTATTTGAAGACTACTTACAAAAACGATCCTATGTTTAAGGATGCGAAAACAGTCTTCACCGTTTACAACACTGAGTTTGCCCACAAGTTTGATGAAAACTTGCTAAGCAAAGTAAAAATGATGGACATTGAGGACGATATGCTGGTAAACCTCAAGTCTCAAGATTACCAAGGTTTCATCAAAATAGGAGCTGAATACTCTGATTTGGTAACCAAGGCCAGCAAAGAAGTAGATGAGAAAATCAACGGCTTATTTGCCGATTTTTCAAACAAAACTATCGATACGATAGAACCAAACGAACAATACGAAGATTCTTATTATGAACTTTATAATGATCTTACTAAATAA
- a CDS encoding Rid family detoxifying hydrolase: MNFRKSVAVLFTLSLLASCAAPQKGEEAASNRKIVKTDKAPLPVGPYSQAILVGNTLYAAGQIGIDPEAKKLVEGIEAQTTQVMSNLGAVLEAEGFTYANTVSCTIYLTDLANYGKVNELYGSYFTEGAPARATVQVDSLPGNALIEIALTAAR; the protein is encoded by the coding sequence ATGAATTTCAGAAAATCAGTTGCTGTTCTATTTACCCTCTCTTTGCTTGCTAGCTGCGCCGCTCCCCAAAAGGGAGAAGAAGCTGCCTCTAACAGGAAAATCGTAAAAACTGACAAGGCCCCTCTGCCCGTGGGACCATACAGCCAAGCCATATTGGTAGGAAACACCCTTTATGCTGCTGGGCAGATAGGCATAGATCCTGAAGCAAAGAAATTGGTGGAAGGTATTGAGGCCCAAACTACACAAGTAATGAGCAACCTTGGAGCTGTTTTGGAAGCAGAGGGTTTTACCTATGCCAATACGGTAAGTTGCACGATCTACCTTACCGATTTGGCAAACTATGGTAAAGTAAATGAACTTTACGGCTCTTATTTTACCGAAGGGGCACCTGCAAGAGCAACCGTTCAAGTGGACTCGCTACCTGGAAACGCTCTCATTGAAATAGCCCTGACCGCCGCCCGTTAA
- the rpe gene encoding ribulose-phosphate 3-epimerase, whose product MKTMVAPSMLASDFANLQKEIEMVNGSDADWFHIDVMDGVFVPNISFGMPVIEAINRHAQKPLDVHLMIVNADKYIETFAKLGAASISVHYEACPHLHRVIGQIQDAGCKPGVALNPHTPISVLEDIIPDIDYVNLMTVNPGFGGQKFIQHSYKKIRKLRALLDEVKPEVMIEIDGGADLGNAKAIVEAGANILVAGSAVFKAENPREAISLMKKV is encoded by the coding sequence ATGAAAACGATGGTAGCTCCATCGATGTTGGCGTCTGATTTTGCCAACCTCCAAAAAGAAATTGAAATGGTGAATGGCAGCGATGCCGACTGGTTCCATATAGATGTAATGGACGGCGTATTCGTGCCTAACATATCGTTTGGGATGCCGGTAATAGAAGCAATCAATAGACATGCCCAGAAACCCTTGGACGTCCACCTGATGATTGTAAATGCCGATAAGTACATAGAGACTTTTGCCAAGTTAGGTGCAGCATCCATCTCGGTACACTACGAAGCTTGCCCCCACCTCCACCGTGTGATTGGGCAAATCCAAGATGCTGGCTGTAAACCTGGAGTTGCACTCAATCCTCATACGCCGATCTCGGTACTGGAAGATATCATTCCTGATATTGACTATGTAAACCTGATGACGGTAAATCCTGGCTTTGGAGGGCAAAAGTTCATCCAGCACTCTTACAAAAAAATAAGAAAGCTAAGGGCACTGCTAGACGAGGTAAAGCCTGAAGTGATGATAGAAATAGATGGTGGAGCCGATTTGGGCAACGCCAAAGCCATAGTAGAAGCAGGGGCGAATATCTTGGTAGCTGGAAGCGCCGTTTTCAAAGCTGAAAATCCTAGGGAGGCTATTTCGCTGATGAAAAAAGTGTAA
- a CDS encoding SDR family oxidoreductase codes for MKGKVVVITGGNSGIGKALVKEYGSKGSKVAFTGRRPEAVAEAQAEFAALGIEVMGIVADVSKEEDNKRMADEVLSQWGKIDILINNAGISMRALFEDLDLSVMHQLMNINFYGTVYATKYCLPSIIENKGSVIGISSIAGFRGLPARAGYTASKFALQGFLEVLRTEMRYKGVHVMIACPGFTASNIRKKSLTEDGTAQKDSPRNEGKMMPPEECAAHIYKANKKRKKLLILTMLGKLTVLFNKFFPSFMDRMTYNAMAKEPNSPLKKP; via the coding sequence ATGAAAGGAAAGGTCGTTGTAATAACTGGGGGAAATTCGGGAATAGGCAAGGCACTGGTGAAAGAATATGGTTCGAAAGGATCGAAAGTAGCCTTTACAGGTAGAAGACCAGAAGCCGTTGCCGAAGCACAGGCAGAATTTGCCGCCCTAGGCATAGAGGTAATGGGGATAGTTGCTGACGTAAGCAAAGAAGAGGATAACAAACGCATGGCTGACGAGGTACTTTCCCAGTGGGGAAAAATCGACATCCTCATTAATAATGCTGGGATTTCCATGCGAGCCCTTTTTGAAGACCTTGACCTCTCCGTGATGCACCAGCTAATGAACATCAACTTCTATGGCACAGTGTACGCAACCAAATATTGCCTGCCTTCTATTATAGAAAACAAAGGATCGGTGATTGGCATCTCTTCTATTGCCGGATTTAGAGGCTTACCCGCAAGAGCTGGGTACACAGCGTCTAAGTTTGCCCTACAAGGCTTTTTGGAAGTACTCCGCACCGAAATGCGCTACAAAGGGGTCCATGTAATGATCGCCTGCCCTGGCTTCACCGCTTCCAATATCCGTAAGAAATCGCTGACCGAAGATGGCACTGCCCAGAAAGACTCTCCAAGAAACGAAGGAAAGATGATGCCACCAGAAGAATGTGCGGCACACATCTATAAGGCGAACAAAAAAAGGAAAAAGCTTTTGATATTGACTATGCTGGGAAAACTAACGGTCCTCTTTAATAAGTTCTTCCCTAGCTTTATGGACAGGATGACTTACAATGCGATGGCAAAAGAGCCAAATTCTCCATTAAAAAAGCCATAA